The sequence ggggttttaccatcaccaccaggtatgaagtgctttagcgtttgagttgcaccacagcgcagcaacTGAAAGGAGAACaatttcagcttgttgttatgacaaaggaggctggtatcgcgcctgatctaaatctatttatttatgtcatcacatggacttatataaagttttatacattttcttttcttatatttattattttcttctttagatattagattgacttagaatgattccaaataatgtacaggaataacctggtgctgttacatgtcaatcatcaggggggaccactgggggggccaatcagatgacagggggtcactacccccccccccccccYctggctccgccactggtgCCAACCAGCCAGACCCACTGACCGCGCAACTCGACGTTTTCCATCCGGGAGTCGGGGTAAAATCGGGCTTTAAACGGAATATGTTGTTTAAATCCAGCAGATGGCAGTCTGCACTTGGTTAGCATGAGGAAAACCACAAGAAGAACAAGTGGCAATGTTGTGAGGCAAACAAATGGAGAACAAATCTGTCATTTGGGATAGTATTATGATAATTAGAGATCCTTTGTCAGGTTTCTCCCGCTGAGTTCTGTGTGCTTTGGAGGGAACATGTTGGAAAAAGAAGCCGATAAGGGGAAGGAGAATGCCGGGGAAAAAGGCTTCCGGACGCCTGGGTTGAGAGGAGCACAGACCACCACACTGTTCCGTGCTGTCAATCCTGAACTCTTTATAAAACCGGTGAGaccctaacacacacacacacacacagagagagtgtgtgttgATTCCCCCCCgaccccccttttttttcctcaatgtgGACATTTACGCAGCATGAAACAAGAACTCTACTCCAGTCAGAGACTGGCCTGACCATGATCGCTGGCTTTCAGCGTTCATCTCCTCTAACGGCAGGTTTCAGAGCCATGACTCTATTGAAAACGTTAAAACTGACCCAATAAAAGCTCTGTGGATGGCTGATCTTAGTAGGATTGTGTTATGTTATTACCATGTGATAACACCCCGTCAGGCTTTTAACATGGAGCTGTGTTGTTTTGCAGAATAAACCAGTGATGGTATTT is a genomic window of Poecilia reticulata strain Guanapo linkage group LG21, Guppy_female_1.0+MT, whole genome shotgun sequence containing:
- the smim8 gene encoding small integral membrane protein 8, producing MLEKEADKGKENAGEKGFRTPGLRGAQTTTLFRAVNPELFIKPNKPVMVFGLVAITLSVGYLGYLHAMKENDQQLYEAIDSEGERYMKRKTSKWD